The Phoenix dactylifera cultivar Barhee BC4 chromosome 9, palm_55x_up_171113_PBpolish2nd_filt_p, whole genome shotgun sequence genome window below encodes:
- the LOC103698460 gene encoding aspartyl protease family protein 2-like, with amino-acid sequence MASPNSRVPIFLALLLCCLLHPCPSSASLFSWSSSNNSLLPGIELPSHLSFNAVTSSDGSRCNHNLDPASPSGEYRHGDSIDGDNEDDDEPRKERAAPASSTLKLHLRHRSAKDPGAAEWTQKESLLNSSHRDLSRIRTLFRRIVEKKNQNTSSRLGTTAGKTGHRSITSELEEKMAASAPPELAGRLMATLESGVALGSGEYFMDVFVGTPPRHYSLILDTGSDLNWIQCLPCRDCFEQHGPVYDPAASSTYRNVSCADHRCGLVSHPWPCRSGDQACPYYYWYGDRSNTTGDLALETFTINLTSADGAGAEFRRVDGVMFGCGHWNRGLFHGAAGLLGLGRGPLSFSSQLRSLYGHTFSYCLVDRNSDLTVSSKLIFGEDRNLLSHPDLNYTSFVDTPGKEDSPADTFYYVQVKEILVGGEALHIPPQTWEFSPEGAGGTIVDSGTTLSYFADPAYRVIKEAFVGKVKKYPVVEDFPILSPCYNVSGVEKVEMPGFAIRFADGAVWNFPVENYFIRVDPDEVVCLAILGTPRSSLSILGNYLQQNFHIMYDMKKSRLGFAPMRCAQV; translated from the coding sequence ATGGCTTCTCCCAATAGTAGAGTTCCCATCTTCTTGGCTCTCCTCTTGTGCTGTCTTCTCCATCCCTGTCCCTCCTCAGCTTCTCTCTTCAGCTGGAGCAGCTCCAATAATTCTCTGCTCCCCGGCATCGAATTGCCGAGCCACCTCAGCTTCAACGCGGTCACCTCATCGGATGGATCCCGCTGCAATCACAACCTCGACCCCGCCAGCCCCTCTGGCGAATACCGCCACGGCGACTCCATCGACGGCGACAATGAAGACGACGACGAGCCTCGGAAGGAGAGGGCCGCGCCGGCCTCATCGACCTTGAAGCTCCACCTCAGGCACCGATCGGCTAAGGACCCCGGTGCCGCCGAGTGGACTCAAAAAGAATCTCTCCTGAACTCCTCCCATAGAGACCTTTCAAGAATCCGCACGCTTTTCAGGAGGATTGTGGAGAAGAAGAACCAGAACACCAGCTCCCGCCTGGGGACGACCGCCGGCAAGACCGGTCACCGCTCGATCACCTCCGAATTGGAAGAAAAAATGGCAGCCTCGGCGCCGCCGGAGCTCGCGGGGCGGCTGATGGCCACCCTGGAATCCGGCGTCGCTCTCGGCTCCGGCGAGTACTTCATGGACGTGTTCGTCGGCACGCCGCCGCGGCACTACTCCTTGATCCTAGACACCGGCAGCGACCTGAACTGGATCCAATGCCTGCCGTGCCGCGACTGCTTCGAGCAGCACGGCCCCGTCTACGACCCCGCCGCCTCCTCCACCTACCGCAACGTGAGCTGCGCCGACCACCGCTGCGGCCTCGTCTCGCACCCGTGGCCCTGCCGCTCCGGCGACCAGGCCTGCCCCTACTACTACTGGTACGGCGACCGTTCTAACACCACCGgcgacctcgccctcgagaccttcACCATCAACCTCACCTCCGCCGACGGCGCCGGCGCCGAGTTCCGCCGCGTCGACGGCGTCATGTTCGGGTGCGGCCACTGGAACCGGGGCCTCTTCCACGGCGCCGCGGGCCTCCTCGGCCTCGGCCGCGggcccctctccttctcctcccagCTCCGCTCCCTCTATGGCCACACCTTCTCCTACTGCCTCGTCGACCGGAACAGCGACCTCACCGTCTCCAGCAAGCTCATCTTCGGCGAGGACCGCAACCTTCTCAGCCACCCCGATCTCAACTACACCTCCTTCGTCGACACTCCGGGTAAAGAGGACAGCCCGGCCGACACCTTCTACTACGTCCAGGTAAAGGAGATTCTCGTCGGTGGGGAGGCGCTGCATATCCCTCCACAGACGTGGGAATTCTCGCCGGAGGGGGCCGGTGGGACCATCGTCGACTCCGGCACGACGCTGAGCTACTTCGCCGACCCGGCCTACCGAGTGATCAAAGAGGCCTTCGTCGGCAAGGTGAAGAAGTATCCGGTGGTGGAGGACTTCCCGATATTGAGTCCTTGCTACAATGTGTCCGGCGTCGAGAAGGTGGAGATGCCGGGGTTCGCGATCCGGTTCGCCGACGGGGCGGTGTGGAACTTCCCGGTGGAGAATTACTTCATCCGGGTGGACCCGGATGAGGTCGTCTGCCTCGCCATCCTCGGCACGCCGCGGTCGTCGCTGTCGATACTGGGCAATTATCTGCAGCAGAACTTCCATATCATGTATGACATGAAGAAGTCCCGGCTGGGATTTGCGCCGATGAGGTGCGCTCAAGTGTAG